ATGGCGACTCATGACCCTAGTTTGGCACTTATGGCTGATAAGAGAATAGTTATAAGAAACGGTGGTATATATAAGGTTATAGAAACAGGAAAAGAAGAAAAAGCTATGCTGCAAGAATTAGAAAAGATGGATAAAGTCATCAAAGGATTAAGAACTTCTCTAAGAAAGGGAGAAATAATTAATTATAATGACAATATCAGTAATATAAATGTTTATGAAAGCATTCATTGACAAAAACTTATTTATCTTATAGGAAAGTTGCTACGGAACGAGGCGTAGCTTCTTTTTTTTATAGAATATTAATAAACTTAAGGGTTTTTTAATGTTTATCTTATTGCGCATGTGACTTGATTTAATGTATAATTGAAGAAATGTATTATTTTTACAACATAGAACAAGCTATTTACGCAGGAGGAAGTTTTTTATATGGATATTATTGAGATATTTAAAGCATTGATTATTGGTATCGTAGAGGGAGTTACAGAATGGTTGCCAATAAGCAGCACAGGTCATATGATTCTAGTTGATGAATTTCTTAAGTTGAATATGTCGGACGCTTTTAAGGAAATGTTTTTCGTTGTAATTCAACTAGGGGCAATAATGGCAGTTGTAGTTATTTACTGGAAGAAGATTTTTCCCTTTTCATTTAAACAAAAGCAATTTATTAAAAAAGATACTATTCTTTTATGGGTAAAGATTGTCATTGCATGTATTCCAGCAGGAATCGTAGGTATATTATTTAACGATAAGATGGATGAATTATTCTATAACTATCAGACAGTTACTATTACATTGATATTATATGGTATTTTATTTATTATCATAGAGAAATGGAACAAAGGCAGAACTTGTAAAGTTAATGATATCTCTGAGCTTACGTATCAGACAGCACTTATAATAGGTTTATTTCAAGTATTATCATTAATACCAGGAACTTCACGTTCTGGAGTAACTATATTAGGAGCAATACTTATAGGAACATCAAGAACTGTAGCCGCTGAATTTACATTTTTCTTGGCTATGCCAGTTATGTTTGGTGCAAGTATAATCAAGATACTAAAATTCGGCTTTGCATTTACAAGTCTAGAATTATTGGTTCTTCTAACAGGAATGATAGTTGCTTTTGTAGTTTCAATATTAGCTATCAAATTCCTAGTAGGATATATCAAAAAACATGACTTCAAAGTATTCGGTTGGTACAGAATAGCGTTAGGAATCATTGTAATCCTATATTTTACAATATTTAAATAAAACAATGGGGCTGTAGGATAATTAAAAATGTATTATCCTACAGCCCTTATATTTTCTATACACGATCCATTCCTTCAGTTTGCTTTTTAACTAAGACTCCTTCAGCTATTTCCCATTCTTTGGTTGCTGTACCTTCATCATTAATGATGTAGCCATTACTTGATAAAGGATATAAAAGGTCTTTTGTAAAATTACGTCCAGATGCTTCACATAACCAATGAGTAGCTGTTTTCATTATTCTATTATAATCGTCTTCTGTATCAGCAAATTGAAATAATCTATTGCTCACATTATAATAAACCTCATTATCTATTACAGTTGTATCTTCCATTTTCATCACCTCTTAGTTATGTTTTGCTAAGATTGATGAAATTATTTATTTAATGTTGTAATTGATTTTTGACTGCTTTCATTAGGTAAAATTATCTATTTAAAAAATAAACAAGTAGTAATAATAACTTAAGTATGAATTGCAAAAGTAGGTAATCGGGAATATTTTGTATATAAAATAAATTGAAAGCAAAGAATAATTATGTTATAATAAGTCCAGTATTAAATATTGTTTATTAAGAAAATAGCAAACCTATTGAAAAATAGGGACGCAAAGCTATGGGTCTAAGGGATTATATCCTAGGACTGCCAGGTTGCCGTATAATAATTTGATGGCAGTCACTATTATTAGTAGCTGTTTTTTTTGTCACATTTTTTTCATTGGCTAATAACGTTATATGAAATGTTATGTGGAGTGTAACAATTACCTTTTTTATATTAAAGGAATCTTCCTGCCATAAAATATAGTATATTTTATCATTTTTGTTTGATGAAATTATTTTATTTGTTTAATTAATAGTTGAAAGAGGGGATATAATGAAAAAAAATGATGTTTTATATGATAAAGTATTTTTAGTAAAATTTTTGGAACAATTAAATATAGAATTAGAGTATAAGCGATTGGATGGGAAAAATGAAGAGTTGATCGCTGAAGCGGCAAAATGTCTTGCTGAAACTTTTGCAGGGGTAACAGTAAAGGAAGAAACAATATCTGAACCGATGGTACAGGCTGTTCACTTATCTATTGAGGATTTTAATGAATTTGTTTATAATTACATGAAAAATGTTGTAGAACAAGGATTGTGTTATATAGCTATAAACAGAAAAAACAATAGAATCATAGGTGTGTTAGCATGTGAAGACTTTGATCCAGATGAAGAAGTCCCTCCATTTACAGATAATTTAGAGCCCATGAATAAAATCTGTGAATTACTTGAAGTTCTTGATAAGAGGTTTTTGGATACTATTTATTACAAAACAAATAAAAAAGTTAAAAAGAATGATTTTGTACATATGTTTATGATTGGTGTAAAATCAGATAAGCTAAAGAAAGAAATAGCAAAAGACTTAGTGAGAATCTGTCAGGATGATGCAATAAAAAGAGGCTATAAAGGTATGTTTCTTGAAGCTACCAATATTAAATCTGCTACATTAATCTCAAAATATTTTAAGTTTAAACTTGTTCATGATGAAAAAGGAATGCTTATACATACAAAATATGCTGAGACAGAACATTTTAAAGATATACCACCTGAAAAATCCTTGGATTGTAAATTATTCTATAAAGCGCTTGACCCAGAATATGATATTTAATATTAAATAACAAAACATTTACTAGGAGGTATACACATGTATAAAATTGACGTTAATTCAAGTAAGAAATTAGTATCTTTAGTAGCTGAGGGAATGTTCACAGTAGATGAAGCTAAAGATTGTATGAAAGACTATGAAAGCAAATTAAGAATGATAAATGTTAAGGATTATGTATTTTTAGTTGATGCAAGAAAACAATCAACTTCTACTCCAGAAGTAGGAGAAATGTTAACAGAAGCATTAAAAAAATACTTGGATACACCATTCAAAAAGAGATATTATGTAAAACTTGATTCAGTTATTGCAATGTCACAAATAAGAAGACTTGGTGGAAAAGACTTTGTTGATAAATTTGAAGTAGTAAATACACCAGAAGAAGTAATTAATAGTCTATAATATTTATTAATTTAACAAGAATAGATTATAAATCCAGGGAATTAAATATTTTCCTCTGGATTTATTTTTTACTTTGAATGAAATTAGTTATAGTGTTCATAATAAGAGTAGTAGATATTATTATAGTTACAATAGATTTATAGTTATTAGTAGGTATGATTTGTTGCAATATTCAGCAAGATTACGACAGAATATATAAATAATTATGACAAATTACAAACTGATGTCAAATAAATAATTGATTTACAATATACTTAACATAGTTTATAATGGGTAGTGACAAAAAAAGACAATATATTAGGAGGTATATAGTATGAAAAGAATATCAGCAATGATAGTATGTGTATTATCTGTTATGTTAATATTTGTTGGATGTGATTATAATGAAAATAAATTATATAATGCATTTAAGAAATCACTAGAAGTCACTTCAAGTGAAAGTGACACAGATATTTCAATAACTTTAGAGACTGAAGGATTTTCAGAAGAAGAGCAATTCAGTATTGCTGCTGTAAAGATGTTATTACAGGATACGAACATTAACATTCACACGAAGTTACAGCAAAACAAACAAAAGACATCAAGAAAAATGTATGTAGATACTCAGTTCGTTTTTGGTGGAATAGGAATGGGAGTAGAATATTGGGGAGATTATAATATGTTACAAAAGAATTCAAAATCCCTCAATGTAATAAAATTACCATCTATAATGATGTTCAGCGAGGAGTTTGCTGGAAAAGAATATCTTGTAATAAATCAAGAGAACAATGAAGATATTACTTATGATAGTAAATTAGTATTGGAATTACAAGAAAAATTAAATAAATTCTTAAAAGATTACGCTTTACAATATAATCCTAACTTGAAATTAGTGAAAAACAAAGGAAGAAAAACAATTGATGGTAAGACAGCATATGTATATGAATTATCATTAGACAACGAGTCACTAAGTAAGTTGATAAATTATACAGCTAATAATCTATTAGATAATAAAGAAGCACTTGAATTCTTCAGTGAATATATGGACATTATCTCAAAGATGGTTAACAAGTCTGAAGAAGAAGTCAAAAAAAGTAAGGAAGAAATAGATACTATCTTAGAAAATTTAGATGAGAGTAAACCTGCATTAAAAAATATGATTGATATTTTTACAGATAAATTATGTAAATGTAATCTATTAGGTGAAAAAGGTATCGTTATAGAATATGCTCTCAATAAAGAAGGTTATATCATTAACGAATCAGGTTTAATAGATTTGAATATTGATATTGCTAAGATAGAAGAAGTCATGGCTATACAAAATAGATTGACTGATGAAGAATATGATGAAGATATTTTAGATGAAGACGTATCTGGTGTAATCAAATTAGGTTTCAAATTCAACAAAAAAATATATAATATAAATGAAAAAGTTGAAATCGATATGCCTAAATTGACTAAAGAGAATTCTGTTGACCTGAATGAATTAATGAAAGCTAGAAGTGAATCTTTTAGTCAAATGTATCCAAAAGATATCTAAAAAAGGAATTTAATTAAAGCAAATTGATTGCAATAATCAAAAAATAAATACATTAAAAAGATGATTCTCTGTATATATCAGGAATCATTTTTTTTGATTTTCTAATTGTTGCTATTTTGATTAGGATTATAGAAATGAGTCCTATTAATGTAGTTTTATATCATATAGATATAGGATTATAGATGTTAAAATTAAGATGTACCAAAATTTAGAAAATTATTGTATAGGAGGAAAAAAATGTATAATAAGGTTAAAGTCTTTTTCATCAGCTTAGTGGTAGTGACAATGTCATTGTCAAACTTTACAACGACTATTGCTATGGCATCTACGGAGAGTGAAAGTGATTTACGGATTACATCAGCTAACAAAATGTTAGAGCAAAGATTTAATTTATCTAAGCAAAATGTCCTTGAAGTACAAGTTGTTTCACCTGAAAATGAACCAAGAGGTGAATGGGAACCACGAATAACTCAACATTATGGGGTAGATACAGTAATTCCTTCTTATTGGGGAAGTTATCACGGAGTACCTGCTAATGAAGGCGGTAATCACTATAGGGAATGTTTCTGCCTTCGTGATATCTGTCACCAAACTGATGCAGGACACTTGTTAGGTCTTGATAATGAAAACTTTACAATGCTCCAACTTTTTGCAATAGGTGCTAACGATAACACTATAAAACCATACTGGCCAAAATGGTCTTATGATTTCTATGGTTACCCTTATTATATGGATGCGGGTTTTCAAGAGTTGCCTGCTCCTTTTGAGCTATTAGAAAAAATCTATCGTCAATACCTATGGACAGGGGATGACAGATGGATTAATGACCCAGAGATATTGGAATATGCTGAAAATTTACATTCAATTGATGCGTTTATGGGTTCACATGATGTAAATAATAATGGTATTGCTGACGGTGGCGGAAACATGGATATCTTACCTACCTTATGGGAATTTGAAGAGAGAGGTATGATAGTTGAAGCTGGTGATACATATGGTGTTCAATATCAATCATTATTAGCATATGCAGGTATTCTAGAGGCACGAGGGGAAATGACAAAAGCTCAAGAAATTCGTAATAGAGCGATTGCACTTAGAGAATATTTTGAAGAGAACTGGTATTCAGAAGAAGAGCAAATATACATACGTGCTTTTGATAAGTTCGGAGATACAAGAACAAATTGGGGACATGAAAATAGCTTTTTCATGCCAATGAAATTACTTACAGATAATGGTCCTAGAACAGATAGATACTTGGATTTCATTCATTACAATGCATTTGTTGACCCACTGAATGAAGAAGCGCAAACATACCTAGCTGATACATTCTATAAACATGGTGAGAATGCTATGGGATGGCATTGGACTAAAAAGGTGCTTGAACATAATACAACATATCCTGAAATATTTTTCTTGAACATATCTAATGTTATTACAGGTATGATGGGTGTTGAACCAGATGCTCCAAATAATAAAGTTTCCACTATTCCACGTTTAACAAAAGAAGTTCCATGGGTTCAAGTAGATAATATTCCTATTGGATCCAATAAAGTATCAGTTAGACACGATGGAACTGATCAAACCACATTTGAAAACACATCAGGTTCTACAATGACATGGGAAGCTTGTTTTTATGGTCAAGTTGATTCATTAGAAGTAGATGGTCAAACTATTCAAGCTACGGTTGGAGAGCTAAATGGTAAGACTATATCATATGTATCTTTAAGTGTACAATCAGGAGAAAAGAAGACAGTAAAAGTCGACAAAACACATCCTGGATTCTTATATCTTAGTGATCAACAATGGGCGTATGTTACAGATGAAGATAAATTGAAATTAGATACAAGTTATGGCGAAAATGCTATTATGATTGATGAGAAAAACTATCAAAAAGGATTGGGTACATTAGCAAATACAACTATTCGTTACTATTTAGATGGTGAAGCTAGTAGATTCACAGCAACAGTAGGGCTTGATGATGTGAGAGAAGATCAAACTAGCGGCTCAGTTGTCTTTAGAGTATATGCAGATAACGAAAAAGTCTTTGATAGTCAAGTTATGGGTGTATCAGATTCAGCAAAAGAAGTAGATATTGATTTGACAGGTGTAAGAGTACTTGATTTAGTAACTTATGATGCTGGCGATGGTAGTAATCGTGATTATGGAACATGGGGAGATGCAAAAGTTTATACGAACCTTGAAGAATTACCATCAGAAGCTCCAGCTGATTTTGTATACTTAAGTGATATATCCTCAGCTAGTGTTGGAGGAAGTTATACCACAGTTAATAAAGATTTGGATTATGATGGTAGAACCATTGATATTAATGAACGCTCTTATTTTAAGGGATTAGGTGTTCATGCAGACAATGAAATAGTCTATGATTTAGATGGATTGTACTCTAGCTTCATTGTAGATGTTGGATTAGACGAAAGTGTAACAAGTAATGGTGATGTCATATTCAGAGTATATGGGGACAACGACCAATTATTAAGAGAAACAAGCACATTGACTCACACAAGTCCTATTGAAACTATGAATATTGATGTTACAGATATGAATCAATTGAAATTAGTTGTTGACGATGCAGGTAGTAGTTATAATGACAGAGCTAACTGGGCTGATGCACGACTTATTTACAATCCAGAGGTTGATTTGCAATCTGCACTTGTATTAGCGCGTAAAATCAGATTTATAGATATGCCAGGGGTAGCACAAACACAATTAACATTACCTGAAGTACCAGAGGGTTATACAATTGGTGTTAAAACATCAAGTGATACTTCTATTGTTGGATTAGATGGAAGTATTACACCACCAGCTACTGAAGCAACAGTAACTCTAGTTCTAGAAGTTACCAGATTAAGTAATGGAGAAGTGGCTGAAACAAAACCATTAGATGTTTTGATTCCTTCAGATACACAGATTTCCCTTACATATTACCAATGGGATTTGGCAACAGCTGGTTATGGCGATGTTGAACTTAATAAATCCAATGGTGGCAATTCTATCACTATAGGTGGAAACAACTATGATAAGGGAATTGGAACACATGCAGATAGTGAGATTGTTTATCAAATCAATGGTCAGTACGACTGGTTCCAATGTGATATAGGTCTAGATGATGAAACAGGTGTTAATGGTTCTGTTATATTCAAAGTATATGGTGACGATGATGCAACACCATTATATGAAAGCAACGTGCTCTATGGTACTGATTCAGTTGAGAGCATAAAGGTTAATATTAAAGATAATAATAGATTAAAGTTAGTTGTAACAGATGGAGGAGACAACAAAAATCATGACCATGCTGATTGGGGAAATCCTATGTTACTAATTGATAAGGAAGTAACTACAGTTGTATATCTAAGTGACCTAAACTGGACAAGTGCACAGTCAGATTGGGGTTCTGTTAAAAAAGATACAAGTGTAGACGGTAATCCATTGACAATTGATGGGAATACCTATTCAAAAGGGCTTGGTACCCATGCAAGTAGTGAGATTATCTATAACTTAGATGGAGCATATACAACTTTCTATTCTCATATTGGCGTAGATGACGAAGTAGGAACAAACTCAACAATGGTTTTTGAGGTATATGCAGATGGAGAAAAGATTTACGAAAGTGGTGTAATGACTCCTAGTGATTCTTATAAGGAAATCAATGAGGATATAACTGGTGTTGATGAATTGAAATTAGTCATTACCGACGGTGGAGACGGAATTAATTCTGACCATGGTGATTGGGCAGATGCTAAGTTATATTAGATTCAATAACCCCATTAGTCAGTCTTAGACTGTTGATATCAAAAGCTATATCTCATCATTGGGATATAGCTTTTTTTTATAATTTTTCATGTAATAGTTTGAGACCTTATTCTTTTTTCATTAACTTATAATTTGTAACAAATTCTAACATACTTTCTTTTTCATCTTTATTTAACAGTATTAACTTGGCTATTATATTGGATAATACTTCATCATCTGTATTATAGGGTTGTTGAGTTTGCTTGAAAAAATCTTCTAAACTTATCCCCATAGCGGTAATAATTTTGTTTAGCATTTCAATGGAAGCGTTATTTACCCCTCTTTCGATTCTACCAATATGTGTGGGGTCAACATTTGCTTTAAGGGCTAATTCCTCTTGGCTTAGATTTTTTGCTGTTCTAAATTGCCTTATTCTATTGCCAACAATATTTAATATGTCACTCACTTTTATCACCCCATTTTCCTTGTTTATAACTTACATATTTATGCTAGACTTAACAAGTGCATTTAATACCTAATTTATTTTAAAATAGTGATTGAATAGCTTGACAAAAAAACATATTTTTCTTATACTTGTTATGGAGAAGTGTTATGTTAATAAGAAACATTGATGAAAGAGGGCAGATACCATTAGGTCGAATAATGGTATTATAAAATTAATGTAACAATTCTCACTCCTCACACCTTAACCCACTGGAAGAAAGGGACAATATTAA
The window above is part of the Vallitalea guaymasensis genome. Proteins encoded here:
- a CDS encoding undecaprenyl-diphosphate phosphatase — encoded protein: MDIIEIFKALIIGIVEGVTEWLPISSTGHMILVDEFLKLNMSDAFKEMFFVVIQLGAIMAVVVIYWKKIFPFSFKQKQFIKKDTILLWVKIVIACIPAGIVGILFNDKMDELFYNYQTVTITLILYGILFIIIEKWNKGRTCKVNDISELTYQTALIIGLFQVLSLIPGTSRSGVTILGAILIGTSRTVAAEFTFFLAMPVMFGASIIKILKFGFAFTSLELLVLLTGMIVAFVVSILAIKFLVGYIKKHDFKVFGWYRIALGIIVILYFTIFK
- a CDS encoding NPCBM/NEW2 domain-containing protein, yielding MYNKVKVFFISLVVVTMSLSNFTTTIAMASTESESDLRITSANKMLEQRFNLSKQNVLEVQVVSPENEPRGEWEPRITQHYGVDTVIPSYWGSYHGVPANEGGNHYRECFCLRDICHQTDAGHLLGLDNENFTMLQLFAIGANDNTIKPYWPKWSYDFYGYPYYMDAGFQELPAPFELLEKIYRQYLWTGDDRWINDPEILEYAENLHSIDAFMGSHDVNNNGIADGGGNMDILPTLWEFEERGMIVEAGDTYGVQYQSLLAYAGILEARGEMTKAQEIRNRAIALREYFEENWYSEEEQIYIRAFDKFGDTRTNWGHENSFFMPMKLLTDNGPRTDRYLDFIHYNAFVDPLNEEAQTYLADTFYKHGENAMGWHWTKKVLEHNTTYPEIFFLNISNVITGMMGVEPDAPNNKVSTIPRLTKEVPWVQVDNIPIGSNKVSVRHDGTDQTTFENTSGSTMTWEACFYGQVDSLEVDGQTIQATVGELNGKTISYVSLSVQSGEKKTVKVDKTHPGFLYLSDQQWAYVTDEDKLKLDTSYGENAIMIDEKNYQKGLGTLANTTIRYYLDGEASRFTATVGLDDVREDQTSGSVVFRVYADNEKVFDSQVMGVSDSAKEVDIDLTGVRVLDLVTYDAGDGSNRDYGTWGDAKVYTNLEELPSEAPADFVYLSDISSASVGGSYTTVNKDLDYDGRTIDINERSYFKGLGVHADNEIVYDLDGLYSSFIVDVGLDESVTSNGDVIFRVYGDNDQLLRETSTLTHTSPIETMNIDVTDMNQLKLVVDDAGSSYNDRANWADARLIYNPEVDLQSALVLARKIRFIDMPGVAQTQLTLPEVPEGYTIGVKTSSDTSIVGLDGSITPPATEATVTLVLEVTRLSNGEVAETKPLDVLIPSDTQISLTYYQWDLATAGYGDVELNKSNGGNSITIGGNNYDKGIGTHADSEIVYQINGQYDWFQCDIGLDDETGVNGSVIFKVYGDDDATPLYESNVLYGTDSVESIKVNIKDNNRLKLVVTDGGDNKNHDHADWGNPMLLIDKEVTTVVYLSDLNWTSAQSDWGSVKKDTSVDGNPLTIDGNTYSKGLGTHASSEIIYNLDGAYTTFYSHIGVDDEVGTNSTMVFEVYADGEKIYESGVMTPSDSYKEINEDITGVDELKLVITDGGDGINSDHGDWADAKLY
- a CDS encoding helix-turn-helix domain-containing protein encodes the protein MSDILNIVGNRIRQFRTAKNLSQEELALKANVDPTHIGRIERGVNNASIEMLNKIITAMGISLEDFFKQTQQPYNTDDEVLSNIIAKLILLNKDEKESMLEFVTNYKLMKKE